In Arthrobacter alpinus, a single window of DNA contains:
- a CDS encoding ABC transporter transmembrane domain-containing protein — protein MVSTITAPPAPRSKAGGSAPGARALPTTPGQALAHGSFREGRGRRLAVAAACRMLHQVTEALVPVAIGVTVDRAIAPGNPGALVWCLAGTALLFVVLTSSWRIGTRLNTSVFSHGEHSLRQLLAGKVLDPLHSGTGRGPGRLLSLSTSDTRHTAGLAWVVTEQLSAFAALITAAVALVLVSWQLGATVLVATAAFMLLMHLVTTPLERRAVAQQAAAAESAHVASDLVTGLRVLKGIGAVDGAAARYREASRSSLDAAMSMARAKALFTGVSLGLSGAFLAAIAWLASTMAANGSITVGQLVTVVGLAQFIKDPMTTLAFLSAEIREKRAVAGRLSGLLAEENDLDQRASGTDVLPDGLPDDGSAVEGARGLRVASVSGSHFVVDVDAGSITGILATPATARQLIELLTYRRPLARGELSLHGHDAIDLGPEEVARHVFVSDHDGAVFSASVRENLATDSVEAALLAASGLDEVLRHLPDGLDSRIGEHGRTLSGGQRQRLLLGRALHQPQPLLVLHEPTSAVDSVTEMRIAESLDGLRGRALVLITDSPALLAICDSVVDLGAEPTALNMVGAADAQ, from the coding sequence ATGGTTTCAACTATCACCGCTCCCCCGGCACCCAGGAGCAAGGCCGGCGGCTCGGCCCCGGGCGCACGCGCCCTGCCAACCACCCCCGGCCAGGCGCTGGCCCACGGCTCGTTCCGCGAGGGCCGCGGCAGGCGCCTGGCCGTGGCCGCCGCCTGCCGCATGCTCCACCAGGTCACCGAGGCATTGGTCCCGGTGGCGATTGGCGTGACGGTGGACCGGGCCATTGCCCCAGGAAATCCTGGTGCCCTAGTCTGGTGCCTGGCCGGAACTGCGCTGCTGTTCGTGGTCCTCACCTCCAGCTGGCGGATTGGCACCCGCCTGAACACCAGTGTTTTCAGCCACGGTGAACATTCGCTGCGTCAGCTGTTGGCCGGCAAGGTCCTGGATCCGCTGCATAGCGGCACGGGCCGCGGGCCGGGCCGGCTGCTGAGTCTTTCAACGTCTGACACCCGCCACACGGCGGGCCTGGCCTGGGTGGTCACCGAACAGCTCAGTGCGTTCGCCGCGCTAATCACGGCCGCCGTAGCGCTTGTGCTGGTCTCCTGGCAGCTCGGCGCCACGGTGCTGGTGGCAACGGCGGCCTTCATGCTGCTCATGCACCTGGTCACCACCCCGCTGGAGCGCCGGGCCGTGGCGCAGCAGGCGGCGGCTGCAGAATCCGCCCACGTGGCCTCCGATTTGGTCACCGGGTTGCGCGTATTGAAGGGGATCGGGGCCGTGGATGGTGCCGCAGCGCGCTATCGCGAGGCCAGCCGCTCCTCCCTGGACGCCGCGATGTCCATGGCACGCGCCAAGGCCCTGTTCACAGGAGTCTCGTTGGGCCTCTCGGGTGCTTTCCTGGCCGCCATCGCCTGGCTCGCCTCCACCATGGCCGCCAACGGCAGCATCACAGTTGGCCAGCTGGTGACGGTGGTGGGCCTGGCACAGTTCATCAAGGACCCCATGACAACACTGGCGTTTCTCAGTGCAGAGATCCGGGAAAAGCGTGCGGTTGCCGGACGCCTTTCCGGCCTTCTGGCCGAGGAAAACGATCTTGACCAGCGGGCATCCGGCACGGATGTGCTGCCCGATGGATTGCCCGACGACGGCAGCGCGGTTGAGGGTGCGCGCGGCCTCCGCGTCGCTTCAGTTTCCGGGAGCCACTTCGTGGTGGATGTGGACGCGGGAAGCATCACTGGCATCCTCGCAACCCCTGCTACTGCCCGCCAGCTCATTGAACTGCTCACGTACCGGCGCCCGCTGGCCCGGGGCGAGCTGTCCCTCCACGGGCACGATGCAATTGACTTGGGCCCGGAAGAAGTGGCGCGGCACGTCTTCGTGTCAGACCACGACGGTGCCGTCTTCTCCGCCAGCGTTCGGGAGAACCTGGCCACGGACTCGGTCGAGGCGGCACTGCTGGCCGCCTCCGGGCTGGATGAGGTGCTCCGGCATCTGCCCGACGGGCTCGATTCGAGGATCGGGGAACACGGACGAACATTGTCCGGCGGCCAGCGCCAGCGCCTGCTGCTGGGCCGAGCACTGCATCAGCCGCAGCCCCTGTTGGTGCTGCATGAGCCCACCTCTGCCGTGGACTCGGTCACCGAAATGCGTATTGCCGAGTCGCTGGACGGGTTGCGCGGGCGCGCGCTTGTCCTGATCACTGACAGCCCGGCCCTGCTGGCTATTTGTGACTCCGTGGTTGACCTTGGCGCGGAACCGACCGCCTTGAACATGGTGGGTGCAGCGGATGCCCAGTAA
- a CDS encoding helix-turn-helix domain-containing protein codes for MTSVLAPALAAAPGKAGLGSARPMGAVRGPRAVPDPFLLTTGMMEQEEPCQWPPHSHDEHELIWSARGVVTILLDGRMWSVLPGTGLWIPRGVVHEGHMGGGVASRVTLFSPEAWTRGWKNTTAVNVNEAVQQLLVHLAHTGMPAEERLRAQQVCIDMLEPVESSNMSVPIPSDPRIRELVDSVLKDPADDRSLEQWARRLNLSSRTITRTFGADVAMSFVHWRRLVRMRSAHGLLAQGMSVGAVGRRVGYGTTSAFVAAFRKVVGYTPGELLARD; via the coding sequence GTGACATCAGTGCTTGCCCCTGCCCTTGCTGCTGCGCCCGGGAAGGCGGGGCTGGGGTCTGCGCGTCCCATGGGCGCAGTTCGCGGCCCCCGGGCGGTGCCTGATCCGTTCCTGCTGACCACGGGAATGATGGAGCAGGAAGAACCCTGCCAGTGGCCCCCGCACAGCCACGATGAGCATGAGCTGATCTGGTCCGCGCGGGGAGTGGTGACGATTCTGTTGGATGGCCGGATGTGGAGCGTCCTCCCGGGAACCGGCCTGTGGATTCCCCGTGGCGTGGTGCACGAAGGCCACATGGGCGGCGGCGTCGCCTCGCGGGTCACGCTCTTCTCGCCGGAAGCGTGGACCCGGGGCTGGAAAAACACCACCGCCGTGAACGTCAACGAGGCGGTGCAGCAGCTGCTGGTCCACCTGGCCCACACGGGAATGCCCGCGGAGGAGCGGCTGCGGGCCCAGCAGGTGTGCATCGACATGCTCGAGCCTGTCGAGTCCAGCAACATGTCCGTGCCAATACCCTCCGATCCCAGGATTCGGGAACTGGTGGACAGCGTCCTGAAAGACCCCGCCGATGACCGCTCACTGGAGCAGTGGGCTCGCAGGCTCAACCTGAGTTCTCGAACCATCACACGGACCTTCGGGGCTGATGTGGCCATGAGTTTTGTGCATTGGCGCCGGCTGGTTCGGATGCGCTCAGCCCACGGCTTGCTGGCACAAGGCATGAGCGTGGGGGCTGTTGGTCGAAGGGTTGGTTACGGCACCACCAGTGCATTCGTGGCCGCTTTCCGCAAAGTTGTTGGCTACACGCCGGGGGAGCTGCTGGCCCGGGACTAG
- a CDS encoding carbohydrate ABC transporter permease — protein sequence MTISEIRSAAKSSGAIDASHQDPPSNKPRAKRTWRSYGVYAGLAVIFVYCLAPFYWMLVSSLRRTSDIFDNTLLPAPFSLENYGKVFSGTTMFGQALLNSLIVAGTTTVFALILGVFAAYAISRLNFRFKSVILGVIIATSMFPGISVVVPLLRLFTDIGWINSYQAMIVPNLSFAIPLAVWNLTTFMKSLPFDLEEAAMIDGCTKWQAFRRVLLPLAAPGVFTTAILTFIHSWNEFIIALSMINNPKFQTATVAISKFTGATEFQAPFGEQMAAGVIVTIPLVIMVLLFQRRIVEGLTAGASK from the coding sequence ATGACCATCTCCGAGATCCGCAGCGCAGCAAAGTCCTCTGGCGCCATCGATGCCAGCCACCAGGATCCGCCGTCTAACAAGCCAAGGGCCAAACGCACCTGGCGCTCCTACGGCGTCTATGCCGGACTGGCCGTCATCTTCGTCTACTGCCTGGCACCGTTCTACTGGATGCTGGTCTCGAGCCTGCGACGCACCTCGGACATCTTCGACAACACCCTGCTGCCGGCGCCGTTCTCGCTGGAAAACTACGGCAAGGTCTTCAGCGGAACCACCATGTTTGGCCAGGCGCTGCTGAACTCCCTGATAGTTGCAGGCACCACCACTGTGTTCGCCTTGATCCTGGGCGTCTTCGCTGCCTACGCCATCTCCCGGCTCAACTTCCGCTTCAAGTCAGTCATCCTCGGCGTCATCATCGCGACGTCCATGTTCCCCGGAATCTCCGTTGTGGTTCCACTGCTGCGGCTGTTTACCGATATTGGCTGGATCAACAGCTATCAGGCCATGATCGTGCCAAACCTTTCCTTCGCCATCCCGCTGGCAGTCTGGAACCTCACCACCTTCATGAAGTCCCTCCCGTTCGATCTCGAGGAGGCCGCCATGATTGATGGTTGCACCAAGTGGCAGGCCTTCCGCCGCGTGCTGCTGCCCCTTGCCGCCCCGGGCGTCTTCACCACAGCGATCCTGACGTTCATCCATAGCTGGAATGAGTTCATCATTGCGCTGTCAATGATCAACAACCCGAAATTCCAGACGGCCACCGTGGCGATCTCCAAGTTCACCGGCGCCACGGAATTCCAGGCGCCCTTCGGCGAACAGATGGCAGCCGGCGTCATCGTGACCATCCCGCTGGTGATCATGGTGCTGCTCTTCCAGCGCCGCATCGTCGAAGGACTCACCGCAGGAGCAAGCAAGTGA
- a CDS encoding siderophore-interacting protein, translated as MAIPCAPARVVHVTRLSPHMIRITLEAVGDWRWHVNGIGDERVDIAIPRPGESRAELETFNLPEYGPGWTGEEPPWRHYTIRSVHSDGRRFDIDFAIHGHGIASGWAERAEPGHVIGIFNEGESRSYYEPPADAEVQILVADLTGLPGLGRIVEGLPSGVRAVVLAEVPEKADILPFATAAEVEYRWLVGTGNGLGDSALPGAVAELAEPDAPWYAWVACEASASRAIRRELRQRLGSPRNRHHAIGYWAKDKAGDRPADMD; from the coding sequence GTGGCCATCCCCTGCGCACCGGCACGTGTAGTTCACGTGACCCGCCTGTCCCCGCACATGATCCGCATCACGCTCGAAGCCGTGGGCGATTGGCGCTGGCATGTCAACGGCATTGGCGACGAACGCGTCGACATCGCCATCCCCCGCCCCGGCGAGAGCCGCGCCGAACTTGAGACGTTCAACCTGCCGGAGTATGGCCCCGGCTGGACGGGCGAGGAGCCTCCGTGGCGGCACTACACCATCCGTTCCGTGCACAGCGACGGCCGGCGTTTCGACATCGACTTCGCCATCCACGGCCACGGAATTGCCTCTGGCTGGGCCGAGCGGGCTGAGCCGGGCCATGTCATTGGAATTTTCAACGAGGGCGAGAGCCGCTCCTACTACGAGCCGCCGGCCGACGCCGAGGTACAGATCCTCGTCGCCGACCTAACGGGACTTCCGGGACTCGGGCGGATCGTTGAGGGGCTGCCCAGCGGGGTACGCGCCGTCGTGCTTGCCGAGGTCCCTGAAAAGGCGGACATCCTGCCGTTCGCCACGGCCGCGGAGGTGGAGTACCGCTGGCTGGTGGGCACCGGAAACGGGCTCGGCGACAGCGCACTGCCCGGCGCGGTCGCCGAGCTGGCGGAGCCCGATGCACCCTGGTACGCCTGGGTTGCGTGTGAGGCCTCCGCCAGCCGTGCCATCCGCCGCGAGCTGCGCCAACGGCTCGGCTCACCCCGCAACCGGCACCACGCGATCGGCTACTGGGCCAAGGACAAGGCCGGCGACCGCCCGGCCGACATGGACTGA
- a CDS encoding ABC transporter ATP-binding protein: MPSKQETRAEPLKATAAAGLPIAGTRATWKHALRVFSRRKGLLALMVATLLAGSATGLLVPAVLGWMVDIAGRGELAGALLPAAGVLLAAALASAALNSWGSIAMAKLGQHGLAELREEVFATALAQPSEDLERAGSGDLISRVSHDVEAVNEAIGSILPSFISALFTISLTIVGLGAIDPRFAIAALLGTPIHIFALRSFLRASGPLYRSVRVAESQRGQHLLEATSGVHTVRALGHGSRHLARIARSSLEAIGLVMQTVVIRTRFQGRLNVAELIGLCSILAVGYWLVGNGSVSVGAATAAALFFHRLFGPIGVILMNVDDLQLAGAGLSRLVGVLQGAVGSAADLPKNDGGALTRRGSAPGGIVLMGIDAGYLPGQNILSGLDLHVREGEHIALVGASGAGKTTLARVIAGSLDPTAGSLSWNGASYGAAEESPGLGRSAVLISQDIHVFSGTVADNLRLAAPNASDAELLKELAAAGADWVAALPQGLSTVVGGGGFALTGDRAQHLALVRALLSDAPVLVLDEATAEDGSRSSQLLEQAALRAVRGRTAISVAHRLSQAAQADRILVMDEGRIIDAGTHAELLSRDGLYARLWRAWTGNRAGG, from the coding sequence ATGCCCAGTAAGCAGGAAACGCGAGCCGAGCCGCTCAAGGCGACGGCCGCCGCAGGACTTCCCATTGCCGGGACCCGGGCCACGTGGAAACACGCCCTGCGGGTATTCTCCCGCCGCAAGGGGCTCCTGGCTCTCATGGTGGCGACGCTGCTGGCAGGATCTGCCACCGGCCTCCTGGTGCCGGCGGTCCTTGGCTGGATGGTGGACATTGCCGGCCGCGGCGAACTTGCCGGGGCGTTGCTGCCGGCGGCCGGGGTGCTGTTGGCCGCGGCCCTTGCCTCTGCAGCGCTGAACAGCTGGGGCTCCATCGCCATGGCCAAGCTGGGCCAGCATGGCCTGGCGGAGCTGCGTGAGGAGGTGTTTGCCACTGCGCTGGCCCAGCCCTCGGAAGATCTTGAGCGCGCTGGTTCCGGGGATCTCATCTCGCGTGTTTCACACGACGTGGAAGCGGTCAATGAGGCCATCGGCTCCATTCTTCCCTCGTTCATCTCGGCGCTTTTCACCATCTCGCTGACCATTGTGGGGCTCGGTGCCATCGATCCGCGGTTTGCCATCGCGGCCCTATTGGGTACGCCCATCCACATCTTCGCCCTGCGCAGCTTCCTGCGCGCCTCGGGTCCGCTATATCGCAGCGTGCGCGTGGCCGAATCCCAGCGCGGGCAGCACCTGCTCGAGGCGACCTCCGGTGTGCACACCGTGCGGGCGCTGGGCCACGGGAGCCGGCACCTGGCCCGGATCGCACGCTCCTCACTGGAAGCCATTGGCCTGGTCATGCAGACGGTGGTGATCCGGACACGGTTCCAGGGTCGCCTGAACGTGGCGGAGCTGATCGGGCTCTGCTCCATCCTGGCTGTGGGCTACTGGTTGGTGGGCAACGGCTCGGTCAGCGTGGGTGCCGCCACGGCTGCGGCGCTGTTCTTCCACCGCTTATTCGGCCCCATCGGCGTGATCCTCATGAACGTTGACGATCTGCAGCTGGCCGGGGCTGGGCTCTCCCGGCTTGTGGGCGTGCTGCAGGGGGCCGTCGGCTCTGCTGCTGACCTCCCGAAGAACGACGGCGGCGCCCTCACCCGCCGCGGTTCCGCACCGGGTGGGATTGTTTTGATGGGCATTGACGCCGGATATCTCCCCGGGCAGAACATCCTGTCGGGACTCGATTTGCACGTCCGCGAGGGCGAACACATTGCCTTGGTGGGCGCCAGCGGTGCCGGAAAGACAACGCTGGCGAGGGTCATTGCCGGTAGCCTGGATCCAACGGCCGGCTCCCTTTCATGGAACGGGGCATCCTACGGCGCCGCCGAAGAATCCCCTGGTCTGGGCCGCAGCGCCGTGCTGATCAGCCAGGACATCCACGTCTTTTCCGGCACTGTTGCAGATAATTTGCGGCTGGCGGCACCCAACGCCAGCGATGCGGAGCTGCTCAAGGAACTTGCCGCCGCCGGCGCCGACTGGGTGGCCGCGCTGCCGCAGGGTCTTTCGACTGTTGTGGGAGGGGGCGGGTTTGCGCTGACCGGGGACCGCGCCCAGCACTTGGCGCTGGTGCGTGCACTGCTCAGTGACGCTCCAGTGCTGGTCCTTGACGAGGCCACCGCGGAAGACGGCTCCAGGTCCTCGCAGCTGCTGGAGCAGGCCGCACTGCGTGCCGTGCGCGGGCGCACCGCCATCAGCGTGGCGCACCGGCTCAGCCAGGCGGCGCAGGCAGACCGAATCCTGGTCATGGACGAGGGCCGCATCATCGATGCGGGCACCCATGCGGAACTGCTGTCGCGAGACGGGCTCTATGCCAGGCTGTGGCGTGCCTGGACCGGAAACCGCGCGGGGGGATAG
- a CDS encoding LacI family DNA-binding transcriptional regulator, with the protein MERDPVATIRDVAELAGVSPATVSRVVNGLVGYSDETRLRVEAAVKSLSYETDYFARGLKTRQTSVIGLLAPMVSDALTSQVMQGVEVEAQERGYAVMMGRTGAKSAYIASYLRTLRTYRAAGVILISAVITPETRQLLGPTVPIISVAISDKSGSPSVAIDDEQAAYDATRHLLRLGHRRIGLLAGNAASIYVAQPRKRGYERAMAEAGCTPVTATGTFFYESGAACVDELLRQEPGLTAFFAMSDEMGAAAINELQRRGFRVPEDVSVLGFDNTSTSLHVNPQLSTMAQPLEEMGRTAVKKLLRARDLGPKIMAHRLIERGSTAPIGSAGPTPPAPTS; encoded by the coding sequence ATGGAAAGGGATCCAGTGGCCACCATCCGCGATGTCGCCGAGCTGGCAGGCGTGTCTCCGGCGACAGTTTCTCGCGTGGTCAATGGACTCGTGGGCTACTCCGATGAAACACGGCTCCGTGTCGAAGCAGCGGTCAAAAGCCTGAGTTACGAAACCGATTACTTCGCCCGGGGGTTGAAGACCCGGCAGACTTCAGTCATCGGGCTGCTGGCCCCCATGGTTTCGGATGCCCTGACGTCCCAAGTCATGCAGGGGGTGGAAGTTGAAGCCCAGGAACGCGGCTACGCGGTGATGATGGGCCGCACGGGCGCCAAATCGGCCTACATCGCCAGCTACCTGCGGACCTTGCGAACCTACCGGGCCGCCGGCGTCATTCTGATCTCCGCGGTGATCACGCCGGAGACCAGGCAATTGCTGGGGCCAACTGTGCCCATCATCTCCGTCGCCATCAGCGACAAGTCCGGCTCACCCAGTGTTGCCATCGACGACGAGCAGGCAGCCTATGACGCAACCCGTCATCTACTCCGGCTCGGCCACCGCAGGATCGGCCTGCTGGCCGGAAATGCGGCCTCCATCTACGTTGCCCAGCCACGCAAACGCGGCTATGAGCGCGCCATGGCGGAAGCCGGCTGCACGCCTGTCACAGCAACCGGCACCTTCTTCTACGAGAGCGGCGCCGCCTGCGTCGATGAACTCCTGAGGCAGGAACCGGGGCTCACGGCATTCTTCGCGATGAGCGACGAAATGGGTGCCGCCGCCATCAACGAACTGCAGCGGCGCGGCTTCCGGGTGCCCGAGGACGTCTCGGTGCTGGGCTTCGACAACACCTCAACCTCGCTCCATGTAAACCCCCAGCTGAGCACCATGGCCCAACCGCTGGAGGAAATGGGGCGGACGGCAGTGAAAAAACTGCTCCGCGCCCGTGACCTGGGCCCAAAGATCATGGCGCACCGGCTGATTGAGCGCGGATCAACCGCACCGATTGGTTCCGCTGGGCCAACACCCCCGGCACCAACCAGCTAA
- a CDS encoding ABC transporter substrate-binding protein — protein MRQRRHTWQTLLTTAAALTVTAVALTGCTGSTPEAKEKAAVSADSFTGKGPINYVSNRDASGAANKVIAEWNAAHPEEKVTFIELPDSADQQRQQLVQNAQIKSDTFGVLNLDVVWTSEFAANKWILPLPADAIPTGKMIPATVNAATYRDTLVGAPYYTDGALLYFRSDLLKAAGIATPPQTWAEMKSACAAILGLPEAAGMSCYAGQFDKNEALTVNFSEAVASAGGTVVDAQGKPTLNTPEAKAGLNLLVDGFKDGMFPSDAITFLEEQGRRAFQDGEVVFMRNWPFLHASLSATDGSSKVAGKFGITSIPGVDGPGVSTLGGRNLAISPFTPNKATALEFIKFFTSEEQSTKRLELSSRAPVYADLFADPAVVAKRPFFPTLLTSLENAQPRPKVVQYGATTKAIQEEVYAAITGAKDTDTALTDLQTKLTELSK, from the coding sequence ATGAGGCAGCGCCGCCACACCTGGCAAACTCTTCTGACCACCGCCGCAGCACTGACGGTCACGGCCGTGGCCCTCACCGGCTGCACCGGCTCCACGCCGGAAGCCAAAGAAAAAGCGGCGGTCAGCGCCGATTCCTTCACGGGCAAGGGCCCCATCAACTACGTGTCCAACCGCGACGCCTCGGGCGCCGCAAACAAGGTCATAGCGGAATGGAACGCCGCCCACCCAGAGGAGAAGGTCACGTTCATTGAACTGCCCGACTCCGCGGACCAGCAGCGCCAGCAACTCGTGCAGAACGCCCAAATCAAGTCGGACACGTTTGGCGTGCTGAATCTCGACGTCGTCTGGACCTCCGAGTTTGCCGCCAACAAGTGGATCCTGCCGCTACCGGCAGATGCCATCCCAACGGGGAAGATGATTCCGGCAACTGTCAACGCCGCAACGTACCGGGACACCCTGGTCGGCGCTCCGTACTACACCGACGGTGCCCTCCTCTATTTCCGCTCCGATCTGCTCAAGGCGGCAGGCATTGCCACTCCCCCGCAGACGTGGGCCGAGATGAAGAGCGCCTGCGCCGCGATTCTTGGCCTCCCCGAAGCCGCCGGCATGTCTTGCTATGCCGGCCAGTTCGACAAAAATGAGGCCCTCACTGTCAACTTCTCCGAGGCAGTGGCCTCGGCCGGCGGCACAGTGGTCGATGCGCAAGGCAAGCCCACCCTCAACACCCCAGAAGCCAAGGCAGGCTTGAACCTGCTGGTGGATGGGTTCAAGGACGGCATGTTCCCCTCCGACGCCATCACTTTCCTGGAAGAACAGGGACGCCGCGCATTCCAGGACGGTGAAGTTGTCTTTATGCGCAACTGGCCATTCCTCCACGCCTCCCTAAGCGCTACCGACGGATCCAGCAAGGTCGCCGGCAAGTTCGGCATCACCTCGATCCCCGGCGTCGACGGCCCAGGCGTTTCCACTCTCGGAGGTCGCAACCTCGCAATCTCGCCGTTCACCCCCAACAAGGCCACGGCACTGGAGTTCATCAAGTTCTTCACCAGCGAAGAGCAGTCCACCAAGCGCCTCGAGCTCAGTTCCCGCGCACCTGTATACGCCGACCTCTTCGCGGACCCCGCAGTTGTCGCAAAACGCCCCTTCTTTCCCACGCTTCTGACGTCACTGGAGAATGCCCAGCCGCGGCCCAAGGTGGTTCAGTACGGCGCAACCACCAAGGCGATTCAGGAGGAGGTCTACGCGGCCATCACCGGCGCGAAGGACACGGATACGGCCTTGACTGACTTACAGACCAAGCTCACCGAGCTGTCCAAGTAA
- a CDS encoding carbohydrate ABC transporter permease — translation MTITTAPPTGPQSGNPPRTQQTKRTKRSPGEGRMAAMLLSPTIVVLALVIMYPLLSAVHQSLFRAESGLDADGFVSEVESFVGLANYADMFIGESGKTFLNAFANTTFFTVTTVFLETVLGLALALAMNSAFRGRAFLRASILVPWAVPTAVSGLLWRWIFQSDGIANNLLGTEILWTAEGNASKLAVIIAEVWKTAPFIGLLVLAGMQVIPGEVYEAAKIDGAGWWRQLISITLPMVKPTLLVAVLFRMLDALRMFDLPFMLIGPGKDSVETLSMLAWDESNQLRYGSAAAFSVMLFLYVAVVAIVFVKVLGADITGAKELKLLTKKNRSGTSRRTLSQTPANPELKKTEASS, via the coding sequence ATGACGATTACCACTGCCCCGCCCACCGGCCCACAGTCGGGCAATCCACCAAGAACTCAGCAGACCAAGCGCACAAAGCGGTCCCCCGGGGAAGGCCGCATGGCCGCGATGCTGCTCTCCCCCACCATTGTGGTACTTGCCCTGGTGATTATGTATCCGTTGCTCTCCGCCGTGCATCAGTCCCTGTTTCGCGCGGAATCCGGCCTGGACGCTGACGGTTTCGTCTCGGAAGTTGAGTCGTTCGTTGGCCTGGCCAACTATGCGGACATGTTTATTGGCGAGTCCGGCAAGACCTTCCTGAACGCCTTCGCCAACACAACCTTCTTTACAGTCACCACTGTCTTCCTCGAAACCGTTCTGGGGCTCGCCCTGGCGCTCGCCATGAACAGCGCCTTCCGGGGCAGGGCCTTCCTGCGCGCCAGCATTCTGGTGCCGTGGGCCGTCCCTACAGCTGTTTCGGGCCTGCTGTGGCGTTGGATTTTCCAGTCCGATGGCATTGCCAACAATCTGCTGGGCACCGAAATTCTCTGGACAGCCGAAGGCAACGCCTCCAAGCTCGCCGTCATCATCGCAGAAGTCTGGAAGACCGCACCGTTCATTGGGCTCCTGGTCTTGGCGGGCATGCAGGTCATTCCCGGTGAGGTGTACGAAGCAGCCAAGATCGACGGTGCCGGCTGGTGGCGCCAACTCATTTCCATCACCCTTCCCATGGTCAAGCCCACCCTGTTGGTCGCCGTGCTGTTCCGCATGCTCGACGCCCTGCGCATGTTTGACCTGCCTTTCATGCTGATTGGCCCCGGCAAGGACTCCGTGGAAACCCTCTCCATGCTTGCCTGGGATGAATCCAACCAGCTTCGCTACGGCTCCGCAGCCGCATTCTCGGTGATGCTCTTTCTGTACGTCGCAGTGGTGGCCATTGTGTTCGTGAAAGTGCTGGGCGCCGACATCACAGGAGCCAAAGAGTTGAAACTGCTCACCAAGAAGAACCGCTCCGGGACGTCCCGGCGCACGTTGAGCCAAACACCGGCGAACCCTGAACTAAAGAAGACTGAGGCCAGCTCATGA